In one Fibrobacter sp. genomic region, the following are encoded:
- a CDS encoding phage portal protein: protein MDINEIMAMDNPQEKIQKLKNKTIEVPSWDDLQKEYDPRKHPVMTDPEYQPETRAGHKRQLTQVTLGLQKLATKRIAGLLFGIPVVRVYKPKNEAEQKVAEIMEAVFKKNRIDSVNIERAKMLYSCCEVATLWYTQEQDAEYAGEHSDLKLRCRVYSPKSGMALYPLFDEYDDMVAQSMEYSRKEDGTNVRYFDTYTNDRHIRWRMTSSSQEVDVEENNPIGKIPCVYMHREEPIWEDQSNNVYELEWTISRNGNYLRKNARPKWVVYSDKKIQFNNEGNDEKRSRDVLQYPKDAKAGFETWEQATESLKFHVEELKRDYFMNIQLPDMSMENMKSVAMSGESRKMMFIDAQMKAGDESGIWLEGFDREINVVKAHLKNMFKNMAAAIDSLEVETRINPFQINDDGERISNLTNATGGKQIMSQKTAIKLLGEVDNVDEELQAINSETEVADIMDTLAE from the coding sequence ATGGACATAAACGAGATCATGGCAATGGACAATCCCCAGGAGAAGATCCAGAAGCTGAAGAACAAGACAATCGAGGTGCCATCATGGGATGATCTCCAGAAGGAGTACGATCCGAGGAAGCACCCGGTCATGACTGATCCGGAGTATCAGCCGGAGACCAGGGCGGGCCACAAGAGACAGCTAACCCAGGTGACACTCGGACTGCAGAAACTGGCAACCAAGCGAATCGCGGGCCTCCTCTTCGGAATTCCGGTGGTGCGCGTATACAAGCCAAAGAACGAGGCAGAGCAGAAGGTCGCTGAAATCATGGAGGCAGTCTTCAAGAAGAACAGAATCGACAGCGTTAACATCGAGAGGGCGAAGATGCTATACAGCTGCTGCGAGGTGGCCACACTCTGGTACACCCAGGAACAGGACGCGGAATACGCGGGAGAGCACAGCGACCTAAAGCTACGCTGCCGAGTCTACTCGCCAAAGAGCGGAATGGCATTGTACCCGCTCTTCGATGAATACGACGACATGGTGGCCCAGTCAATGGAGTACAGCCGTAAGGAGGACGGAACCAACGTGCGTTACTTTGACACATACACCAACGATAGGCACATCCGGTGGAGAATGACATCGAGCAGCCAGGAGGTGGACGTAGAGGAGAATAATCCGATCGGTAAAATCCCATGCGTCTACATGCACCGGGAGGAGCCAATCTGGGAAGACCAGAGCAACAACGTCTACGAGCTCGAGTGGACAATCAGCCGAAACGGAAACTACCTGCGAAAGAACGCAAGGCCGAAGTGGGTGGTCTATTCCGACAAGAAAATCCAGTTTAACAATGAGGGAAACGATGAGAAGAGGAGCCGCGACGTTCTCCAGTACCCGAAGGACGCAAAGGCCGGATTCGAGACATGGGAGCAGGCAACGGAATCCCTCAAGTTCCACGTCGAGGAATTGAAGCGCGACTACTTCATGAACATACAGCTGCCGGACATGAGCATGGAGAACATGAAATCCGTGGCCATGTCGGGAGAGAGCCGCAAGATGATGTTCATCGACGCACAGATGAAGGCAGGCGATGAGAGCGGAATCTGGCTCGAGGGATTCGACCGGGAAATCAACGTGGTCAAGGCACACCTTAAGAACATGTTCAAAAACATGGCAGCAGCAATCGACAGCCTGGAGGTGGAGACCAGGATCAACCCGTTCCAGATTAATGACGACGGGGAGAGGATCAGCAACCTCACCAATGCAACTGGAGGAAAGCAGATTATGTCACAGAAGACAGCAATCAAGTTGCTCGGAGAAGTTGACAATGTGGATGAGGAACTCCAGGCAATCAACAGCGAGACAGAGGTGGCAGACATTATGGACACTTTAGCAGAGTAA